In Thermovenabulum gondwanense, a single window of DNA contains:
- a CDS encoding class I SAM-dependent rRNA methyltransferase gives MAKVILKGKKNERIEKGHPWVYSTEILNIKGNYKPGDIVEVYLENGKFLGKGYINPKSQITVRFLTKNKDEDIDREFFKNRIIKALNYRKQLNYGESYRLIYAEADFLPALIVDKFNNTLVIQTLSLGMEKYKNIIVDILVELLSPKCIYERNDAPVRELEGLELKKGVLYGELPEKIIIEENDIQYYVDVVEGQKTGFFFDQRENRKAIEPFVKGREILECFCYTGSFALNAAKYGANNILAYDYSDDAISLARENAKLNGMQDIIKFEVGNAFDILRKFYNDKKKFDVVILDPPAFVKNKKALEGALRGYKEINLRGMKLLKPGGFLITSSCSHHVNDELFFNILMSAAYDAKVTVRIIEKRSQAKDHPVLAASEETSYLKFYILEIY, from the coding sequence ATGGCTAAGGTAATTTTAAAAGGTAAAAAGAACGAAAGAATAGAAAAGGGCCATCCTTGGGTTTACAGTACCGAAATATTAAACATCAAGGGAAATTATAAGCCCGGGGACATAGTAGAAGTGTACTTAGAAAACGGTAAATTTTTAGGAAAGGGTTATATCAACCCTAAATCCCAGATTACCGTTAGATTTCTCACAAAAAATAAGGACGAAGATATTGATAGGGAATTTTTTAAAAATAGAATAATAAAGGCATTAAATTACAGAAAACAATTAAATTACGGCGAAAGTTACAGATTAATTTATGCCGAAGCCGATTTTCTTCCTGCACTTATTGTGGATAAATTTAATAATACTCTCGTGATTCAAACTCTATCCCTTGGAATGGAAAAATACAAAAATATTATCGTTGATATTCTCGTAGAACTTCTTAGCCCAAAATGTATATATGAACGAAATGACGCTCCTGTAAGGGAACTCGAAGGGCTTGAACTAAAAAAAGGTGTATTATACGGAGAGTTACCAGAGAAAATCATAATTGAAGAAAACGATATTCAGTATTATGTGGATGTAGTAGAAGGACAAAAGACAGGCTTTTTCTTTGACCAAAGGGAAAATCGAAAAGCAATAGAGCCTTTTGTAAAAGGAAGAGAAATCTTAGAATGTTTCTGTTATACGGGCTCCTTTGCGCTTAACGCTGCAAAATACGGTGCCAATAACATTCTGGCCTATGATTATTCCGATGACGCAATTTCCTTAGCAAGAGAAAACGCAAAATTAAACGGAATGCAGGATATTATAAAATTTGAAGTAGGCAATGCCTTTGATATTTTAAGGAAATTCTACAATGATAAAAAGAAGTTCGATGTTGTTATCCTCGATCCCCCTGCATTTGTCAAGAACAAAAAAGCATTGGAGGGTGCCCTTCGAGGTTATAAAGAAATTAACTTGAGGGGAATGAAGCTTTTAAAACCGGGAGGTTTTTTAATTACCTCTTCCTGTTCCCATCACGTCAATGATGAGCTTTTTTTTAATATTCTCATGTCTGCCGCATACGATGCAAAGGTTACCGTGAGAATAATCGAAAAAAGATCTCAAGCAAAGGATCATCCGGTACTGGCAGCGTCTGAAGAGACAAGCTACTTAAAATTTTACATTTTGGAGATATATTAA
- a CDS encoding extracellular solute-binding protein has protein sequence MKGPFTLFFNRLIVKKISLFLIIIFIFSILVSCGGNVNSNDLLKQKEDKKQEIVITLWDFPRWESENNSRFGWIEKKIKEFEKAHPGVYIYLKKLKWEYGMFEIKAACQAGINPDIAPVAGDYDLILSGYVEPVDEFFTKEELGKYDERALEALKVNGRLYGFPWFLATYGMFINKDLFEERKLSFPPKGDWTFQKFMDTAIKLTWDKNRDKKVDYYGFDYVLKPGNYGFWGLLTMDGARFFDNEGNFVLNSKEGLSALKKLSEAFQKNVIFPPEAGDRNENRLWGNFIEKKKVAMIFMSSWAIPLLEKKKNEGSGFDFELLPYPGGESQAHSFAVASGYAILKQNDERKKKLCGEFLKFITSEKEQENLLKYGVLPAIKSVQEKAVSENQFYKKSKELLTSAEFLPKVRNWQEIENIINTELLLCLKGKKTPEKALQDMGKNISGIVTSE, from the coding sequence ATGAAAGGACCTTTTACCCTATTTTTTAATAGATTGATAGTGAAAAAAATTTCTCTTTTCCTAATAATTATTTTTATCTTTTCTATTTTAGTAAGTTGTGGGGGAAATGTTAACAGCAATGATTTGCTAAAACAAAAGGAAGATAAAAAACAAGAGATTGTGATAACCTTATGGGATTTTCCACGATGGGAATCGGAAAACAACAGCAGATTCGGATGGATTGAAAAAAAGATAAAGGAATTTGAGAAAGCACATCCGGGAGTATATATATATTTAAAAAAATTAAAATGGGAATATGGTATGTTTGAGATAAAAGCGGCATGCCAGGCAGGGATAAATCCCGATATTGCTCCTGTAGCGGGTGATTATGATTTAATACTCAGTGGTTATGTAGAGCCAGTAGACGAATTCTTCACAAAAGAAGAACTGGGAAAGTACGACGAGAGGGCTTTAGAAGCGCTTAAAGTAAACGGGCGACTTTACGGTTTTCCATGGTTTTTGGCTACCTACGGGATGTTTATAAATAAAGATCTTTTTGAAGAAAGGAAATTATCTTTCCCACCTAAAGGTGACTGGACTTTCCAAAAATTTATGGATACGGCAATTAAGCTAACATGGGATAAAAACAGGGATAAAAAAGTTGATTACTATGGATTTGATTACGTATTAAAGCCCGGCAACTATGGTTTTTGGGGACTATTGACGATGGACGGAGCAAGATTCTTTGATAATGAGGGAAATTTCGTATTAAATTCTAAGGAAGGATTATCGGCATTGAAGAAATTAAGTGAAGCCTTTCAAAAAAATGTAATCTTTCCTCCAGAAGCTGGAGACAGGAATGAAAACCGGCTATGGGGAAATTTTATCGAGAAAAAAAAGGTAGCCATGATCTTTATGAGCAGCTGGGCAATACCACTTCTTGAAAAGAAAAAAAATGAGGGTTCCGGATTTGATTTTGAGTTGCTACCCTATCCGGGTGGGGAAAGTCAGGCTCATTCTTTTGCCGTAGCTTCCGGGTATGCAATTTTAAAACAAAATGATGAAAGAAAAAAGAAATTATGTGGAGAGTTTTTAAAATTTATAACATCGGAGAAGGAACAGGAAAATTTATTAAAATACGGTGTATTACCTGCGATTAAAAGTGTACAGGAGAAAGCGGTTTCGGAAAATCAATTTTATAAAAAAAGCAAAGAATTATTGACCTCTGCAGAATTTTTGCCAAAGGTACGAAACTGGCAGGAAATTGAAAATATTATAAATACAGAGCTGCTTTTATGCCTGAAAGGTAAAAAAACCCCCGAAAAAGCCCTTCAGGATATGGGAAAAAATATTTCAGGGATTGTAACTTCAGAGTGA
- the hprK gene encoding HPr(Ser) kinase/phosphatase produces MKGVNLKKIIEKFGLEIITGYDYDIVINTSDLYRPGVELAGFFDYFPFERIQVLGMTEIKFLNGLEKEIRNERLEKLLSYPIPCIIITRGLGIPSELLKIAEKKGRILLRSLSATTSLISKLTDYLESELAPRTTVHGVLMDVYGIGVLLIGESGIGKSETAVELLKRGHRLIADDVVEIKQVAKNVLVGMAPEILKYFIEVRGLGIIDVKTIFGAGAVRDDIRIDLVIELVEWEKYSDDDRLGIEDKKMTILESNISKKIIPIRPGRNLASIIEVAAMDHRLKTMGYNAALNFSQKLFDEINSKNT; encoded by the coding sequence ATAAAAGGTGTAAATTTAAAAAAGATTATTGAAAAATTCGGGCTGGAAATTATTACTGGATATGATTACGATATTGTAATAAATACCTCAGATTTGTACAGACCAGGGGTAGAACTTGCTGGTTTTTTTGATTATTTTCCCTTTGAACGAATACAGGTACTGGGAATGACCGAGATTAAGTTTTTGAATGGTCTGGAAAAAGAAATAAGGAACGAGAGGCTGGAAAAACTTTTATCTTATCCCATACCGTGTATAATAATTACCAGAGGGCTTGGCATTCCTTCGGAACTATTAAAAATAGCTGAAAAGAAAGGCAGAATTCTGCTAAGGTCCCTCAGTGCAACGACAAGTTTAATAAGTAAATTGACCGATTATCTGGAAAGCGAACTTGCTCCGAGAACCACAGTGCACGGGGTGTTGATGGATGTCTACGGCATTGGGGTTTTATTAATTGGCGAAAGCGGCATCGGTAAGAGCGAGACGGCAGTTGAGCTTTTAAAAAGAGGACATAGACTGATTGCGGATGATGTGGTTGAAATAAAACAGGTTGCAAAAAATGTACTTGTGGGGATGGCTCCGGAAATTTTGAAGTATTTTATTGAGGTGAGGGGTTTGGGAATAATTGACGTAAAAACCATTTTCGGAGCCGGAGCCGTAAGAGATGACATTCGCATTGACCTGGTAATAGAACTGGTGGAATGGGAAAAATACAGCGATGATGATAGGCTGGGAATTGAAGATAAAAAAATGACTATATTGGAATCTAATATCTCTAAAAAAATCATACCGATAAGACCCGGAAGAAATTTGGCATCGATTATCGAGGTAGCGGCTATGGACCATCGTTTGAAAACAATGGGATATAATGCAGCGCTGAATTTTTCGCAAAAATTATTTGATGAAATTAACAGTAAAAACACGTAG
- a CDS encoding YlbF family regulator, with protein MNVYDKAHELARALLESEEYIEFKKAKEELEKDKKALEMLKDLRAKEIEVQTLALSGKTFAEEEQKLNNLYEIIKYHSGIKRYLEAENKLMVLIFDIQKIIFNSLDVQLGE; from the coding sequence TTGAACGTCTATGATAAAGCTCATGAACTTGCCAGAGCGCTTTTAGAAAGCGAGGAATATATAGAATTTAAAAAAGCAAAAGAAGAGCTTGAAAAAGATAAAAAGGCTTTAGAGATGCTTAAGGACCTAAGGGCAAAAGAGATAGAGGTGCAGACCCTCGCTTTGTCGGGTAAAACCTTTGCCGAAGAAGAACAAAAGTTAAATAACCTGTATGAAATAATCAAATACCATTCGGGTATAAAAAGATATTTAGAAGCTGAAAATAAATTAATGGTATTGATCTTTGATATCCAAAAGATAATATTCAACTCATTGGACGTACAACTTGGCGAGTAA
- a CDS encoding tRNA-binding protein, translating to MISYSDFEKVEMRVGRIIEVEDFPKAKKPAYKLTIDFGSEIGVKKSSAQITKLYKKEELPGKLVIAVVNFPPKKIADFISEVLVLGVNDEEGNVVLLTTERNVKLGEKVY from the coding sequence ATTATTTCCTATAGCGATTTTGAAAAAGTAGAAATGAGGGTGGGAAGGATAATAGAAGTGGAGGATTTTCCTAAAGCCAAAAAACCGGCATATAAACTTACCATCGATTTTGGATCTGAAATTGGAGTTAAAAAATCCAGCGCTCAGATTACAAAATTATATAAAAAAGAAGAATTACCCGGCAAACTTGTAATTGCAGTGGTTAATTTTCCTCCCAAGAAAATTGCTGATTTTATTTCTGAGGTGCTTGTCCTGGGTGTTAATGATGAAGAGGGAAACGTAGTCTTGCTGACAACCGAGAGGAACGTAAAATTAGGAGAAAAAGTATATTAA
- a CDS encoding HAD family hydrolase — protein MIDTLLFDLDGTLLPLDTDEFINSYLKLIATKMSKFFDPQQFIAHLLDSTMAMVNNLDSSKTNKEVFWEAFFSKDINIEKEILQFEFDEFYDKDFPSLKKVLKPHPFSSKILKTAFLMNYDVVIATNPIFPLNAIRQRLRWINAENFPYRLITSYEIMHFTKPHIQYYEEILSIIKKSPENCLMIGNDVEEDLIVRKLGVKTFLLKDYMINRNNKKIISDYSGSFNDLLNLILTLRKRGTGVERL, from the coding sequence TTGATAGATACGCTGCTATTTGATCTGGATGGCACCCTTCTTCCCTTAGATACCGATGAATTTATAAATTCCTACTTAAAATTAATCGCAACGAAGATGAGTAAATTTTTCGACCCTCAACAATTCATCGCACACTTGCTTGATTCCACCATGGCCATGGTGAATAATCTGGATTCCTCAAAAACCAATAAAGAAGTTTTCTGGGAAGCTTTTTTCAGCAAAGATATAAACATCGAAAAAGAAATACTACAGTTTGAATTTGATGAATTCTACGATAAAGATTTTCCATCTCTTAAAAAAGTTTTGAAACCCCATCCCTTTTCCAGTAAAATTCTTAAAACTGCATTCTTGATGAATTATGATGTCGTAATTGCAACAAATCCCATTTTCCCATTAAATGCAATAAGACAGAGGTTGAGATGGATAAATGCTGAAAACTTTCCTTACAGGCTTATAACTTCTTACGAGATCATGCATTTTACAAAACCTCATATTCAATATTATGAAGAGATTTTATCCATAATAAAGAAATCTCCAGAAAATTGTCTGATGATTGGAAATGATGTAGAAGAAGACCTTATTGTGAGAAAGCTGGGAGTAAAAACTTTTCTATTAAAGGATTATATGATAAATAGAAACAACAAAAAGATAATTTCCGATTATTCCGGTTCTTTCAATGACCTTTTAAATCTGATATTAACTTTAAGGAAAAGGGGGACCGGTGTTGAACGTCTATGA
- the dat gene encoding D-amino-acid transaminase codes for MDTLIYLNGEKVDYENAKIHVEDRGFLFGDGLYEVIRVYDGKFFYLGKHMERLKKGAEQIYLELDFGPDTLLETIKKAVKESGFKDASVYVQVTRGTAPRQHAFPSNVKCTWLIIVREAKPQPQEFYENGVEAITVPDERWTRCNIKTVQLLANCIAKEKAKRAGAYEAIFHRGDIITEASSSNVFIVKDGTIFTHPANNLILHGITRFAVLELIKNNNFELREEPFSKEKLFAADEVFLTGTMTEVMPIVKVDGKIIGDGVPGKITMKLIEDFRKLTETVDC; via the coding sequence ATGGATACTTTAATTTACTTAAACGGTGAAAAAGTAGATTACGAAAATGCCAAAATACATGTGGAAGACAGGGGATTCCTTTTTGGCGATGGTCTTTATGAGGTTATCAGGGTGTACGATGGAAAGTTTTTTTACTTAGGAAAACACATGGAAAGACTTAAAAAAGGGGCTGAACAGATTTATCTTGAATTGGATTTCGGACCGGATACTCTGTTGGAAACGATAAAAAAAGCGGTAAAAGAAAGCGGATTTAAGGATGCATCGGTATATGTGCAGGTAACAAGGGGAACGGCACCGAGACAGCATGCTTTTCCTTCCAATGTAAAATGTACCTGGCTGATAATAGTAAGGGAAGCTAAACCTCAGCCTCAGGAATTTTACGAAAATGGTGTTGAGGCCATTACCGTTCCAGATGAAAGATGGACTAGATGTAATATTAAAACAGTACAATTACTAGCCAACTGCATTGCGAAGGAAAAAGCTAAGCGTGCGGGTGCATATGAGGCTATTTTCCATAGAGGAGATATTATTACCGAAGCCTCCAGCAGCAATGTATTTATAGTAAAGGACGGAACAATATTCACACATCCCGCAAATAATCTGATTCTACACGGTATTACCCGCTTTGCGGTTCTGGAGCTTATAAAGAATAATAATTTTGAACTGCGGGAAGAGCCCTTTTCGAAGGAAAAGCTCTTTGCAGCAGATGAGGTTTTCCTGACGGGAACTATGACAGAGGTTATGCCCATCGTTAAGGTGGATGGAAAAATTATCGGGGATGGAGTACCGGGGAAAATAACAATGAAATTGATTGAAGATTTCAGAAAATTAACGGAAACCGTAGACTGCTAA
- a CDS encoding MBL fold metallo-hydrolase → MYKKRKKFLLIIFFLFLLFLLTSCTNESAENPEKKAQDKEFSGGYLYITFLDVGQADCIFVMLPDGKTAMIDAGNNDDETKIINFLKKMNIKKIDYLFGTHPHEDHIGSMDSVINNFDIGKIYMPYVTTTTKTFKDVLEAVKKKSLKITSAKGGMEITPSQDVKIEVLAPNSKNYEDLNNYSIVLKIIYKNTSFLLTGDAEYISEKEMINNNYDLKADVLKVAHHGSSSGTSIEFLKAVSPKYAVISYGKGNDYGHPHKETIDKLNKMKIKILSTAENGDITFKSNGEILQLIKK, encoded by the coding sequence CTGTATAAAAAAAGAAAGAAATTTTTATTAATAATATTTTTCCTATTTCTATTATTTTTATTGACATCCTGTACCAATGAAAGTGCGGAAAACCCTGAAAAAAAAGCCCAGGATAAGGAATTTTCAGGTGGATATCTTTATATTACATTTTTAGACGTGGGACAGGCAGACTGCATATTTGTAATGTTACCCGATGGTAAAACCGCTATGATCGACGCAGGTAACAATGACGATGAAACCAAGATAATCAACTTTTTAAAAAAAATGAATATTAAAAAGATCGATTATCTATTTGGTACCCATCCCCATGAAGACCACATCGGTTCTATGGATAGCGTTATTAACAACTTTGATATAGGCAAGATTTACATGCCATATGTTACAACCACCACTAAAACCTTTAAAGATGTATTAGAGGCTGTAAAGAAAAAAAGCCTAAAAATTACTTCCGCAAAAGGGGGAATGGAAATTACGCCTTCACAGGATGTAAAAATAGAAGTTTTAGCACCCAACAGCAAAAATTATGAAGATTTAAATAATTATAGTATTGTATTGAAAATAATCTATAAAAATACATCCTTTTTGCTCACCGGGGACGCAGAGTACATATCGGAAAAAGAAATGATAAATAATAATTATGATCTCAAAGCCGATGTTTTAAAAGTTGCCCACCATGGCTCCAGTTCGGGCACTTCCATTGAGTTTTTAAAGGCTGTCTCTCCCAAATACGCCGTAATAAGTTACGGAAAGGGAAATGATTACGGACATCCCCATAAAGAAACCATAGATAAGCTCAATAAAATGAAGATTAAAATATTGTCTACTGCCGAAAACGGTGATATTACTTTCAAAAGCAATGGCGAAATCCTGCAACTTATTAAAAAGTAA
- the murB gene encoding UDP-N-acetylmuramate dehydrogenase: protein MSTVVNEIKKIIPEDKIRLNEPMKLHTSFRIGGPADILLLPTEVSEIRNVVIFCRKHDIPLYVIGNGSNLLIRDKGIRGIVLKISQNFNDIEVKDNFIKAKSGTLVTVLSKTALENHLKGLEFASGIPGTLGGAIAMNAGAYDGEFSKIIEKVTVMDFEGNIRDLIKEELEFDYRWSVFQEKNLIILEALIKLEKGNYDEIKSKMEEYSARRKEKQPLNLPSAGSTFKRPKGHFAGTLIEKAGLKGTRIGDAAVSELHAGFIVNLGNATACDVERLIEYVQKKVYEKFQIWLEPEVKILGEK, encoded by the coding sequence ATATCAACAGTTGTTAATGAAATAAAAAAAATAATACCTGAAGATAAAATTAGGCTAAATGAACCGATGAAATTGCACACCTCCTTTCGAATAGGCGGTCCCGCGGATATACTCCTATTGCCGACTGAGGTTTCGGAAATCCGAAATGTGGTAATATTTTGCAGAAAGCATGATATTCCTTTGTACGTAATTGGCAATGGATCAAATCTTTTAATAAGGGATAAGGGAATTAGAGGTATTGTTTTAAAAATTTCACAAAATTTCAACGATATAGAAGTAAAGGATAATTTCATAAAAGCAAAAAGCGGGACGCTGGTGACCGTACTTTCCAAAACCGCCCTTGAAAATCACCTAAAAGGATTGGAGTTCGCTTCGGGTATTCCCGGGACCCTGGGCGGTGCGATAGCTATGAATGCAGGTGCTTATGACGGGGAATTTTCAAAAATAATAGAAAAGGTAACGGTAATGGACTTTGAAGGGAATATCAGGGATTTGATTAAAGAGGAATTAGAATTTGACTACCGATGGAGCGTTTTCCAGGAAAAAAACCTTATTATTCTGGAAGCTTTAATTAAATTGGAAAAAGGAAATTACGATGAAATCAAGTCAAAAATGGAAGAATATTCGGCGAGAAGAAAGGAAAAGCAGCCTCTTAATTTACCGAGTGCGGGGAGCACGTTTAAAAGGCCCAAAGGTCATTTTGCCGGAACATTAATTGAAAAAGCGGGTTTAAAGGGAACGAGAATCGGGGATGCTGCGGTTTCCGAGCTTCATGCGGGCTTTATTGTGAATTTAGGTAATGCCACAGCCTGTGATGTGGAAAGGCTAATAGAGTACGTGCAGAAAAAAGTTTACGAAAAATTCCAGATCTGGTTGGAACCGGAGGTAAAAATTTTGGGTGAAAAATAA
- a CDS encoding PHP domain-containing protein, with translation MKLFADFHTHTKYSHGKGTVKENVYSALKKGLKAVGISEHGPNNIGVGTNLKDFERIKKEIEQLKKEFKEIDILFGCEANVISLEGDLDIPEEILEQMDYVMVGLHPQIWGKSIKDTYHILIENYLVKTINTYLQKVMKQNTQALINAMERYKIDIITHPGLHMPIDTGILAKKAAEKGTALEINAGHDHTTVEYIRIAKRQGVKFALGSDAHEPERVGELSRAIKLAKEAGLTKTDIINAL, from the coding sequence ATGAAATTGTTTGCAGATTTTCACACCCATACCAAATATAGCCACGGCAAGGGGACCGTTAAAGAAAATGTATATTCGGCTTTAAAAAAGGGGTTGAAGGCAGTAGGAATATCCGAACACGGACCCAACAATATAGGAGTTGGCACCAATCTTAAAGATTTTGAAAGGATAAAGAAGGAAATTGAACAACTTAAAAAAGAATTTAAAGAAATCGATATACTTTTTGGATGTGAAGCGAATGTCATTAGCTTAGAAGGGGACCTGGATATTCCGGAAGAAATTTTAGAACAAATGGATTATGTAATGGTAGGGCTTCATCCGCAAATCTGGGGTAAGAGTATTAAAGATACTTATCATATTTTAATAGAGAATTATTTAGTAAAAACAATAAATACTTACCTTCAAAAAGTAATGAAACAAAATACTCAGGCTTTAATTAATGCTATGGAGAGATATAAAATAGACATAATAACTCATCCCGGGCTTCATATGCCAATCGATACAGGAATTCTTGCCAAAAAGGCGGCGGAAAAAGGCACCGCTTTGGAGATTAATGCGGGGCATGACCATACGACGGTTGAGTATATAAGGATAGCAAAAAGACAGGGAGTTAAGTTTGCACTGGGCAGCGATGCCCATGAGCCCGAAAGGGTGGGAGAGCTTTCAAGGGCAATAAAACTTGCGAAAGAAGCAGGATTGACAAAAACAGATATTATTAATGCTCTATAG
- a CDS encoding DUF3006 domain-containing protein gives MSKKGVIDRFEGGYAVVELFDKSIINIERILLPHEAKEGDVIDIETYNIDKEETEKIKVEVNKIARYLFEE, from the coding sequence ATGTCAAAAAAGGGTGTTATAGACCGGTTTGAAGGCGGGTATGCCGTAGTAGAATTATTCGATAAAAGTATAATAAATATTGAAAGGATTCTCCTTCCTCATGAAGCTAAGGAAGGAGATGTTATTGATATCGAAACCTATAATATAGACAAAGAGGAAACTGAAAAAATAAAAGTAGAAGTTAATAAAATAGCAAGGTATCTATTTGAAGAGTAA
- a CDS encoding bifunctional phosphoglucose/phosphomannose isomerase, with protein sequence MQDYELLADKYDIYKMYSLIYGLPEQIEEAFDISYKFLNGISMKNIKHVVIAGMGGSAIGGELAKSILEFELKVPVLVNRGYKLPGFVNNESLVIASSYSGNTEETLSCYEDAKNRQASMIAITTGGKLKEKALKDKVPVLIIPSGLPPRAAIGYSFVPIYLILAKINSFLDVVERIQSLQKFLKKLREDFAKEVPGGQNKAKMLAGRIYGKIPLIYGSQGITEAVAMRWKGQLNENSKHPAFYNVFPELNHNEIMGYEAEGNLLKNFVAVILRMPEEHERIDKRIKITRDLIQDKITCIEEIWPRGENTLERIFYHIMLGDFVSYYLALLNEKDPSEINFINTLKQRMG encoded by the coding sequence ATGCAGGATTATGAATTATTAGCAGATAAATACGATATTTATAAAATGTACAGTCTAATTTACGGATTACCTGAACAAATTGAAGAAGCTTTTGATATATCCTATAAATTTTTAAACGGTATTTCAATGAAAAACATAAAACATGTAGTGATCGCGGGCATGGGTGGTTCTGCTATTGGTGGAGAACTTGCGAAATCGATTCTGGAATTCGAATTAAAAGTTCCGGTCCTCGTAAATAGGGGTTATAAACTTCCGGGGTTTGTTAACAATGAATCCCTTGTGATAGCATCAAGTTACTCGGGAAACACTGAAGAAACCCTGAGCTGTTATGAAGATGCGAAAAACCGGCAGGCGTCTATGATAGCAATTACCACGGGGGGGAAGCTTAAAGAAAAAGCTTTGAAAGATAAAGTGCCTGTACTTATCATACCCTCCGGGCTTCCTCCAAGAGCGGCGATAGGATATTCTTTCGTTCCCATATATTTAATATTAGCTAAAATAAATTCTTTTTTAGATGTCGTTGAAAGAATACAATCTCTGCAAAAGTTTTTGAAAAAGCTTAGAGAAGATTTTGCAAAAGAGGTTCCAGGGGGACAAAACAAGGCAAAGATGTTAGCCGGGAGGATATACGGGAAAATACCTTTGATTTACGGATCCCAGGGAATAACCGAGGCTGTAGCTATGAGGTGGAAAGGGCAGTTAAACGAGAATTCCAAACATCCAGCATTCTACAATGTTTTTCCGGAGCTCAATCATAATGAAATAATGGGATATGAAGCCGAAGGGAATTTGCTGAAAAATTTTGTTGCAGTTATTTTGCGAATGCCTGAAGAACATGAAAGAATTGATAAAAGAATTAAAATTACAAGGGATCTAATCCAGGACAAAATCACATGTATTGAAGAGATATGGCCCCGGGGAGAAAATACTTTAGAAAGGATTTTTTACCATATAATGCTTGGGGATTTTGTAAGTTATTATCTCGCTCTATTAAATGAAAAAGATCCTTCTGAGATTAATTTTATAAACACTTTAAAACAGCGGATGGGTTAA
- a CDS encoding DUF1540 domain-containing protein yields MPEIRCNVASCRYNRDNVCHAESVLVNAIRPGCSSKEGTYCDAFEHRNSYKEKDSQSNSKFMSLWD; encoded by the coding sequence ATGCCTGAAATAAGGTGTAACGTCGCATCTTGCAGATACAATCGAGATAACGTTTGCCATGCAGAAAGTGTTTTAGTAAACGCAATAAGGCCTGGTTGCAGTTCAAAAGAAGGTACTTACTGTGATGCCTTTGAACACAGAAATTCTTATAAAGAAAAAGATTCCCAGTCCAATTCAAAATTTATGTCCTTATGGGATTGA
- a CDS encoding phosphatase → MKLEADTHCHTVASGHAYSTILENAKAAKERGLKLIAITDHGPSLPGGPHIYHFGNLKVLPRVIEGVIILRGVEANILDCDGRLDLPERYLKELDIVLAGFHTFCYPGGTLEENTRAIINAIKNPYVDIIVHPGNPEFQIDIEKFVEAAAKYDVAIEINNSSFTVSRRGSEENCLQIAKKAREVGARIAIGSDAHICFDVGNFEKALKIVEVAGIKEENILNVSYLRLIDYLKDKGRDFSFIKKYQEY, encoded by the coding sequence TTGAAATTGGAAGCTGATACCCATTGTCATACGGTAGCCAGCGGTCATGCGTACAGCACAATATTAGAAAATGCAAAAGCTGCTAAGGAGAGGGGTTTAAAATTGATAGCCATTACCGACCACGGCCCCTCTCTCCCGGGAGGCCCCCATATATATCATTTTGGGAATTTAAAGGTGCTTCCAAGAGTGATTGAAGGGGTAATTATCCTGAGGGGAGTTGAAGCTAATATTTTAGATTGTGATGGAAGACTGGATTTGCCGGAAAGATATTTAAAAGAACTGGATATAGTTCTTGCAGGATTTCATACTTTTTGTTACCCGGGAGGTACTTTAGAAGAAAATACCAGAGCTATTATTAATGCAATTAAAAATCCCTATGTAGATATTATCGTTCATCCGGGGAATCCGGAGTTCCAGATAGATATAGAAAAATTTGTAGAAGCCGCTGCAAAGTACGATGTAGCCATAGAAATAAATAACAGCTCTTTTACCGTCAGCAGAAGGGGTAGCGAAGAAAATTGCTTGCAAATAGCAAAGAAAGCAAGGGAAGTAGGAGCAAGAATTGCGATAGGAAGCGATGCACATATATGTTTTGACGTGGGGAACTTTGAAAAGGCCTTAAAGATTGTGGAGGTAGCTGGGATTAAAGAGGAAAATATACTCAATGTGAGTTACCTGAGGTTAATCGATTATTTAAAAGATAAAGGCAGGGATTTTTCTTTTATTAAAAAGTATCAGGAATATTAA